Proteins encoded within one genomic window of Deltaproteobacteria bacterium:
- a CDS encoding four helix bundle protein — protein MSKLKSYRDLEVWKRSIELVEMVYRLSARFPAEEKFGLTSPDPAREVFAGHGDVRC, from the coding sequence ATGAGCAAGTTAAAAAGTTATCGGGACTTGGAAGTGTGGAAGAGATCAATCGAGCTGGTCGAGATGGTCTATCGGCTCTCGGCACGGTTTCCCGCCGAGGAGAAGTTTGGGTTGACCAGCCCTGATCCTGCCCGAGAAGTGTTCGCTGGACACGGTGACGTGAGATGTTAG